The Streptomyces sp. NBC_00670 genome window below encodes:
- a CDS encoding SDR family oxidoreductase: MSAGNGGDEGPLCLVTGATGYIGGRLVPELLDAGARVRALARSPGKLRDHPWAGDVEVVQGDVTDAASVAAALDGVDVAYYLVHALGTGRDFERTDREAARTFGERARAAGVRRLVYLGGLTPAGVPEEELSPHLRSRAEVGRILLDSGVPTTVLRAAVILGSGSASFEMLRYLTERLPVMVTPSWVHTRIQPIGVRDVLRALVAAGRMPADVSRAFDLGGPDVLTYRDMMLRYARIAGLPRRLILPVPLLTPGLSSHWVGLVTPVPAALARPLTESLRHEVVCREHDIERYLPPAPGRPVGFDEAVRLALRRIQQAEVTTRWSSASVPGAPSDPLPTDPDWAGGSLYTDRRQRTVDASPKALWRVVEGIGGENGWYSFPLAWTVRGLLDRLVGGVGLRRGRRDAARLRAGDSLDFWRVEEIEPGRLLRLRAEMRLPGLAWLEMYVGTDDAGRTRYRQQALFHPHGLLGHLYWWGVSPFHAVVFGGMARNIARAAAGAAPEPDGPERPEQRQWPRRRRRPRRPGPR, encoded by the coding sequence ATGAGTGCGGGGAACGGCGGGGACGAGGGGCCGCTCTGTCTGGTCACCGGTGCCACCGGGTACATCGGCGGCCGGCTGGTGCCCGAACTGCTCGACGCGGGGGCCCGGGTGCGGGCACTGGCGCGCTCCCCCGGCAAGCTGCGCGACCACCCCTGGGCGGGGGACGTCGAGGTGGTGCAGGGCGACGTCACCGACGCCGCGTCCGTCGCCGCCGCGCTGGACGGCGTCGACGTCGCCTACTACCTCGTCCACGCCCTCGGCACCGGCCGCGACTTCGAGCGCACCGACCGCGAGGCCGCCCGCACCTTCGGCGAACGGGCGCGCGCGGCCGGCGTACGGCGCCTCGTCTACCTGGGCGGTCTCACCCCCGCCGGGGTGCCCGAGGAGGAGCTGTCGCCGCACTTGCGGTCCCGCGCCGAGGTGGGCCGCATCCTGCTCGACTCGGGCGTGCCCACCACCGTGCTGCGGGCCGCGGTGATCCTCGGCTCCGGCTCGGCCTCGTTCGAGATGCTGCGGTACCTCACCGAGCGGCTGCCGGTCATGGTCACGCCGAGCTGGGTGCACACCCGAATCCAGCCGATCGGGGTACGGGACGTGCTGCGCGCGCTCGTCGCCGCCGGACGGATGCCCGCTGATGTCAGCCGCGCCTTCGACCTCGGCGGCCCGGACGTGCTGACGTACCGCGACATGATGCTGCGGTACGCGCGGATCGCCGGGCTGCCCCGCCGCCTCATCCTGCCGGTGCCGCTGCTCACGCCGGGGCTGTCCAGCCACTGGGTGGGGCTGGTGACACCCGTGCCGGCGGCCCTGGCGCGTCCGCTCACCGAGTCGCTGCGGCACGAGGTGGTGTGCCGGGAGCACGACATCGAACGGTATCTGCCGCCCGCCCCCGGCCGGCCCGTCGGCTTCGACGAGGCGGTACGGCTGGCCCTGCGGCGGATCCAGCAGGCCGAGGTCACCACCCGCTGGTCCTCCGCCTCGGTTCCCGGCGCCCCCAGCGATCCGCTGCCCACCGACCCCGACTGGGCCGGCGGCAGCCTCTACACCGACCGCAGGCAGCGGACCGTCGACGCCTCCCCCAAGGCGCTGTGGCGGGTGGTGGAGGGCATCGGCGGGGAGAACGGCTGGTACTCCTTCCCGCTCGCCTGGACCGTACGGGGCCTGCTGGACCGTCTCGTCGGCGGGGTCGGGCTGCGCCGGGGCCGGCGGGACGCGGCCCGGCTGCGGGCCGGGGACTCGCTCGACTTCTGGCGGGTGGAGGAGATCGAGCCGGGACGGTTGTTGCGACTGCGCGCCGAGATGCGGCTGCCGGGGCTCGCCTGGCTGGAGATGTACGTCGGCACGGACGACGCCGGCCGCACCCGCTACCGCCAGCAGGCCCTGTTCCATCCGCACGGGCTGCTGGGCCATCTGTACTGGTGGGGCGTCTCGCCCTTCCACGCGGTGGTGTTCGGCGGTATGGCCCGCAACATCGCGCGGGCGGCCGCCGGGGCCGCACCTGAACCCGACGGCCCGGAGCGGCCGGAGCAACGGCAGTGGCCGCGGCGACGGCGGCGGCCGCGGCGCCCCGGACCCCGCTGA
- a CDS encoding cryptochrome/photolyase family protein, giving the protein MPTAVVLFTADLRLHDHPPLRAALDGASAVVPLFVRDRAVDAAGFAVPNRLAFLADCLRDLDAGLRERGGRLVVRSGDLVEEVCRVAAEADAREVHMAADVSAHARRREDRLRTALEAGGRRLLVHDTVTTVLAPGAVTPGGRDHFAVFTPYLRRWSEQRRRPVLGAPRTVPVPDGVGSEEPPSRGALSGLSPGLASGGERAGRKRLADWLRGGVEDYEDRHDDLAGDATSRLSPHLHFGTLSPVEVVHKADARGGPGAEAFVRQLAWRDFHRQVLAARPAAAHADYRTRHDRWRTARGAREDVEAWREGRTGYPVVDAAMRQLRHEGWMHNRGRLLTASFLAKTLYVDWRVGARHFLDLLVDGDLANNQLNWQWVAGTGTDSRPNRVLNPVVQGRRFDPDGAYVRRWVPELAQVRAGAVHEPWKLRGRDREAARDYPERVVDLAEGLERFRRARA; this is encoded by the coding sequence ATGCCCACCGCCGTCGTCCTCTTCACCGCCGACCTGCGGCTGCACGACCATCCGCCGCTGCGCGCCGCGCTGGACGGAGCGTCCGCCGTGGTGCCGTTGTTCGTGCGCGACCGCGCGGTGGACGCCGCCGGGTTCGCCGTGCCCAACCGGCTCGCCTTCCTCGCGGACTGCCTGCGCGATCTGGACGCCGGGCTGCGCGAGCGCGGCGGGCGGCTGGTGGTGCGCTCCGGGGACCTGGTGGAGGAGGTGTGCCGGGTGGCCGCCGAGGCGGACGCGCGCGAGGTGCACATGGCCGCCGACGTGAGCGCCCACGCGCGCCGGCGCGAGGACCGGCTGCGCACCGCGCTGGAGGCGGGAGGCAGACGGCTGCTGGTGCACGACACGGTGACCACCGTGCTGGCGCCGGGCGCGGTGACGCCGGGCGGCCGGGACCACTTCGCCGTCTTCACGCCGTACCTCCGGCGCTGGTCGGAACAGCGTCGGCGGCCCGTCCTCGGCGCCCCTCGCACGGTGCCGGTCCCGGACGGCGTCGGCTCCGAGGAGCCGCCCTCGCGCGGTGCCCTGTCCGGTCTGTCGCCGGGGCTCGCGTCCGGCGGTGAGCGGGCGGGGCGCAAGCGGCTCGCGGACTGGCTGCGCGGCGGCGTCGAGGACTACGAGGACCGGCACGACGACCTCGCGGGCGACGCGACCTCCCGGCTCTCCCCGCATCTGCACTTCGGCACCCTCTCCCCCGTCGAAGTGGTGCACAAGGCGGACGCCAGGGGCGGGCCGGGTGCCGAGGCGTTCGTACGGCAGCTCGCCTGGCGGGACTTCCACCGGCAGGTGCTGGCGGCCCGGCCCGCCGCCGCGCACGCCGACTACCGCACCCGGCACGACCGGTGGCGCACCGCCAGGGGCGCCCGCGAGGACGTCGAGGCGTGGCGGGAGGGCCGCACCGGCTACCCGGTCGTCGACGCGGCGATGCGCCAACTGCGGCACGAGGGCTGGATGCACAACCGGGGCCGGCTGCTGACCGCGAGCTTCCTGGCCAAGACGCTGTACGTGGACTGGCGGGTGGGCGCCCGGCACTTCCTGGACCTGCTGGTCGACGGCGACCTCGCCAACAACCAGCTGAACTGGCAGTGGGTGGCCGGTACGGGGACGGACAGCCGTCCCAACCGGGTGCTGAACCCGGTGGTGCAGGGCAGGCGGTTCGACCCGGACGGGGCGTACGTACGCCGCTGGGTGCCGGAGCTGGCTCAGGTGCGGGCGGGCGCGGTGCACGAGCCGTGGAAGCTGCGGGGCCGGGACCGGGAGGCGGCCCGCGACTATCCGGAGCGGGTCGTGGACCTCGCGGAGGGCCTGGAACGGTTCCGCAGGGCGCGCGCGTGA
- a CDS encoding NAD(P)/FAD-dependent oxidoreductase: MSATPERTDVLVVGAGVAGLACARDLAAAGRSVLVVEASDDVGGRMRSDRLDGFVVDRGFQVFNTSYPQVKRRLNLRDLRLRPFTPGVLTHTDHGRLRLTDPSRDARSLTDLLRGRLAAPRDLLALGTLSARDMLGPTVLLRRAEDRTTRTALASAGFSEEFVERFFRPFLSGIFLEDQLETSSRFFHMVWRSMLRGTLCLPADGIGAVPAALVTALPAGSVLLDTPVALLTDDGVQTAHGDRLAARAVVVATGKGPASALLPGLDVPAGRVVTTYYHVAPRPPLAEPTLLTDARLRFLNTCVLSEVAPTYAPAGHALIATSVLGEDNPQARKTVTSALEEVYETDTAGWDLLTARTVRDALPAMPPPQPLSRTSRVAPGRYVCGDHRATGSVQGALASGARAAREVLEDLTGRRHRRR; encoded by the coding sequence ATGTCCGCGACACCCGAGCGCACCGACGTCCTGGTGGTGGGAGCCGGCGTCGCCGGGCTCGCCTGTGCCCGGGACCTCGCGGCTGCCGGCCGCTCCGTCCTCGTCGTCGAGGCCTCCGACGACGTGGGCGGCCGCATGCGCTCCGACCGTCTCGACGGCTTCGTCGTCGACCGCGGCTTCCAGGTCTTCAACACTTCCTACCCGCAGGTCAAACGCCGCCTGAACCTCCGCGACCTGCGCCTGCGCCCCTTCACCCCCGGCGTGCTCACGCACACCGACCACGGCAGGCTCCGCCTGACCGACCCCAGCCGCGACGCCCGCTCCCTCACCGACCTGCTGCGCGGCCGGCTCGCCGCCCCCCGGGACCTGCTCGCGCTCGGCACCCTGTCGGCCCGCGACATGCTCGGCCCGACCGTCCTGCTCAGGCGCGCCGAGGACCGCACCACCCGCACCGCGCTCGCCTCCGCCGGGTTCTCCGAGGAGTTCGTGGAGCGGTTCTTCCGGCCGTTCCTCTCCGGGATCTTCCTGGAGGACCAGCTGGAGACCTCGAGCCGGTTCTTCCACATGGTGTGGCGCAGCATGCTCCGCGGCACCCTGTGCCTGCCCGCCGACGGCATCGGCGCCGTACCCGCGGCGCTCGTCACCGCACTGCCCGCCGGCAGCGTCCTGCTCGACACCCCCGTCGCCCTGCTCACCGACGACGGTGTGCAGACCGCCCACGGCGACCGGCTGGCCGCCCGGGCCGTGGTCGTCGCCACCGGCAAGGGACCGGCCTCGGCCCTGCTGCCCGGCCTCGACGTACCCGCCGGGCGCGTCGTGACGACGTACTACCACGTCGCCCCGCGCCCACCGCTCGCCGAACCCACCCTGCTCACCGACGCACGGCTCCGCTTCCTCAACACCTGCGTACTCAGCGAGGTCGCCCCCACCTACGCGCCCGCGGGGCACGCCCTGATCGCCACCTCCGTCCTCGGCGAGGACAACCCGCAGGCGCGCAAGACGGTGACGTCGGCGCTGGAGGAGGTGTACGAGACCGACACCGCCGGCTGGGACCTGCTCACCGCCCGCACCGTCCGCGACGCGCTTCCCGCGATGCCGCCGCCCCAGCCGCTGAGCCGCACCTCCCGCGTGGCTCCCGGCCGCTACGTGTGCGGCGACCACCGGGCCACCGGCTCGGTCCAGGGCGCCCTCGCCTCCGGCGCCCGCGCCGCCCGCGAGGTGCTCGAGGACCTGACCGGGCGGCGGCACCGGAGGCGCTGA
- a CDS encoding sigma-70 family RNA polymerase sigma factor, with the protein MTAPPVPVEDGPGDEELARGLVEGDEACLAAAYHRWSALVHGLAARSLGDVREAEDVTQQVFLGVWRGRHGYRPERGAMAGWIVGIARRKIADALTARTRRLDLLASVASATPLTAPGGHADEPCEAVLDRVLVGRALAGLPSAQQRVLRLAFYEDLTQAQIAERTGWPLGTVKSHARRGLRRLRHGLGDAEERHV; encoded by the coding sequence ATGACCGCACCGCCGGTACCGGTCGAGGACGGGCCGGGGGACGAGGAGTTGGCCCGTGGTCTCGTCGAGGGGGACGAGGCGTGTCTCGCCGCGGCGTACCACCGCTGGTCGGCCCTGGTGCACGGACTCGCCGCACGCTCGCTCGGCGACGTGCGCGAGGCCGAGGACGTCACCCAGCAGGTGTTCCTCGGGGTGTGGCGCGGCCGGCACGGCTACCGTCCCGAGCGGGGGGCGATGGCGGGCTGGATCGTCGGCATCGCCCGGCGGAAGATCGCCGACGCCCTCACCGCCCGGACCCGCCGTCTGGACCTGCTCGCCTCCGTCGCCTCGGCCACCCCGCTCACCGCCCCCGGCGGTCACGCCGACGAGCCGTGCGAGGCGGTCCTGGACCGCGTGCTGGTCGGCCGCGCGCTCGCCGGACTGCCGTCCGCGCAGCAGCGGGTGCTGCGCCTGGCGTTCTACGAGGACCTGACCCAGGCCCAGATCGCCGAGCGCACCGGCTGGCCGCTCGGCACGGTCAAGAGCCACGCCCGGCGCGGACTGCGCCGGCTGCGGCACGGGCTGGGGGACGCGGAGGAGCGGCACGTCTGA
- a CDS encoding lycopene cyclase family protein: MNDADVVIVGAGAAGLSLALRLSAPTAAPAARRCVLLLDAPPGPLRPPPRTWCYWERGPGPYDSALTATWQRLRVHGPTGRATVGETVPLRYKMLRSDAFEAFAQGRLAERPAVRRREMAVETVRSVRGGAELLGTDAGGAPVTVRARWVFDSRPLAGLPAARTTLLQHFRGWFVRTARPVFDPTVVELMDFRVPRPAHGLAFGYVLPTGPHEALVEYTEFSRAVLSRAAYDAALRAYTEDVLRLGPLEVVATESGVIPMTDAPFARTTGASVFRIGAAGGATRPSTGYTFAAVQRQTRAIAAAVRAGRRPLPPPAHSARSRAMDAVLLRALDTGRVDGAEFFSRLFERVPTPRLLRFLDGGTGLYEDLAVGLHAPVRPMLRTAAELPRLARRPFPAP; the protein is encoded by the coding sequence GTGAACGACGCGGACGTGGTGATCGTCGGCGCGGGCGCCGCCGGCCTCTCCCTCGCCCTCCGGCTCTCCGCCCCCACCGCCGCACCGGCCGCCCGCCGCTGCGTACTGCTCCTCGACGCGCCCCCCGGCCCGCTGCGCCCCCCGCCCCGCACCTGGTGCTACTGGGAGCGCGGCCCGGGCCCGTACGACAGCGCCCTCACCGCCACCTGGCAGCGGCTGCGGGTGCACGGCCCGACGGGGCGGGCGACCGTCGGGGAGACCGTCCCGCTGCGCTACAAGATGCTGCGCTCCGACGCGTTCGAGGCGTTCGCGCAGGGGCGGCTCGCCGAGCGCCCCGCGGTCCGGCGCCGGGAGATGGCCGTGGAGACGGTGCGGAGCGTGCGCGGGGGCGCGGAGCTCCTCGGCACGGACGCGGGCGGCGCCCCCGTCACCGTCCGCGCCCGCTGGGTGTTCGACTCCCGGCCGCTCGCCGGCCTGCCCGCCGCCCGCACCACCCTGCTCCAGCACTTCCGCGGGTGGTTCGTCCGCACCGCCCGCCCCGTGTTCGACCCCACCGTGGTGGAGCTGATGGACTTCCGCGTCCCCCGCCCGGCGCACGGACTGGCGTTCGGTTACGTCCTGCCGACCGGGCCGCACGAAGCGCTGGTGGAGTACACCGAGTTCTCCCGCGCCGTCCTGTCCCGGGCGGCGTACGACGCGGCGCTGCGCGCGTACACCGAGGACGTGCTGCGGCTCGGCCCGCTGGAGGTGGTGGCGACGGAGTCCGGCGTCATCCCGATGACCGACGCGCCCTTCGCCCGCACGACCGGCGCGTCCGTCTTCCGCATCGGCGCCGCGGGCGGCGCGACCCGCCCGTCGACGGGGTACACGTTCGCCGCCGTGCAGCGGCAGACCCGCGCGATCGCCGCTGCCGTCCGCGCGGGCCGCCGGCCGCTGCCGCCGCCCGCGCACTCGGCCCGGTCCCGGGCGATGGACGCCGTGCTGCTGCGGGCGCTGGACACCGGCCGGGTGGACGGCGCGGAGTTCTTCAGCCGCCTGTTCGAACGGGTGCCGACGCCACGGCTGCTGCGCTTCCTCGACGGCGGCACCGGCCTGTACGAGGATCTCGCCGTCGGCCTGCACGCCCCCGTGCGCCCGATGCTGCGCACGGCGGCGGAACTGCCCCGCCTGGCCCGCCGCCCGTTTCCCGCCCCCTGA
- a CDS encoding class I SAM-dependent methyltransferase produces the protein MTLLRDEALAGAFDRAAPRYDALVALNPGYHAHLRRSARRLGLPDGGAGARVLDLGCGTGASTAALRAVLPRAEITAVDASAGMLARAAGKPWAAPVTFVHAPAERLAEEGVRGPFDAVFAAYLLRNVADPDAVLADVRGLLAPGGRLAVHEYALSGRRAHRLVWDAVCRGLVAPLGSAYGDGALYRHLWRSVVGFDTAAAFGKRLSRAGFAEVRVLPLPGWQTGITHTFVGRVPA, from the coding sequence ATGACCCTGTTGCGCGACGAGGCGCTGGCCGGCGCGTTCGACCGGGCCGCGCCCCGGTACGACGCGCTGGTCGCCCTCAATCCGGGCTACCACGCCCATCTGCGCCGCTCCGCCCGCCGCCTCGGCCTGCCCGACGGCGGGGCCGGGGCGCGCGTCCTCGACCTGGGCTGCGGCACGGGCGCGTCGACGGCGGCGCTGCGGGCCGTGCTGCCGCGGGCGGAGATCACCGCGGTGGACGCGTCGGCGGGGATGCTGGCCCGCGCCGCCGGCAAACCGTGGGCCGCCCCCGTCACGTTCGTCCACGCACCCGCCGAACGTCTGGCAGAGGAGGGCGTACGCGGACCGTTCGACGCGGTGTTCGCGGCGTACCTGCTGCGCAACGTGGCCGATCCGGACGCCGTACTCGCCGACGTGCGCGGCCTGTTGGCGCCGGGCGGGCGGCTCGCGGTGCACGAGTACGCGCTCAGCGGCCGGCGGGCGCACCGGCTGGTCTGGGACGCCGTGTGCCGGGGCCTCGTCGCCCCGCTCGGCAGCGCGTACGGCGACGGCGCCCTCTACCGCCATCTGTGGCGCAGCGTCGTCGGCTTCGACACGGCGGCCGCGTTCGGGAAGCGGCTCTCGCGGGCCGGCTTCGCGGAGGTGCGGGTGCTGCCGCTGCCGGGCTGGCAGACGGGGATCACCCACACGTTCGTGGGCCGGGTGCCCGCGTGA
- a CDS encoding NAD(P)/FAD-dependent oxidoreductase, producing the protein MRPPAGAVSPGRGRDRRAVRLDPAPGRPRVTGEAPSVAVVGGGIAGLAAATGLAERGVRVTLYEREPALGGRLAGHPVALADGSRVTMSRGFHAFFRQYYNLRALLRRTDPGLDLLTGLPDYPLVHADGLRDGFRHVPRTPPWSALGFAALSPAFRGRDLLRMRPRAALPLLDVRVPEVYERLDGVSARDFLASIRFPPAAHHLAFEVFSRSFFADPRELSAAEMVLMFHIYFLGSAEGLLFDVPREPFPTALWEPLARHLAGLGVDIRTGTAVEGVDPAPDGGCVVRAAGGRPARYDGLVLALDTGGLKAVVEGSPRLVTGEWRAGIARLRTAPPFLVSRLWLDRPVTPDRPGFLGTSGYGSLDNVSVLERWEGEAARWAARTGGSVVELHAYALPGEGAGREAEQRRLVEQLHRVYPETRDARIVDARHEWRADCPLFAVGTHAGRPTVRTPDPAVVVAGDLVRTALPVALMERAATTGFLAASALLARWGVRGHTLWTVPRRGRTPVLRALARLAGPERILPTDAGMRLPTGLHKEGQRWRSRASSAPS; encoded by the coding sequence GTGAGGCCCCCGGCGGGCGCCGTCTCCCCGGGGCGCGGCCGGGACCGCCGGGCGGTCCGTCTCGATCCCGCGCCCGGCCGCCCCCGCGTCACCGGCGAGGCCCCGTCGGTCGCGGTGGTCGGCGGCGGCATCGCGGGGCTCGCGGCGGCGACCGGGCTGGCCGAACGGGGCGTGCGCGTCACGCTGTACGAACGCGAGCCGGCGCTCGGCGGCCGGCTGGCGGGACACCCGGTGGCGCTGGCGGACGGCAGCCGGGTCACGATGAGCCGCGGCTTCCACGCGTTCTTCCGTCAGTACTACAACCTGCGTGCCCTGTTGCGCCGGACGGACCCGGGGCTCGACCTGCTCACCGGCCTCCCCGACTACCCCCTCGTGCACGCCGACGGCCTGCGCGACGGCTTCCGGCACGTGCCGCGCACGCCCCCGTGGAGCGCGCTGGGCTTCGCCGCGCTCAGCCCCGCCTTCCGCGGCCGCGACCTGCTGCGGATGCGGCCGCGAGCCGCGCTGCCCCTGCTCGACGTGCGCGTGCCGGAGGTCTACGAGCGGCTGGACGGCGTCAGCGCCCGCGACTTCCTCGCCTCCATCCGCTTCCCGCCCGCCGCCCACCACCTGGCGTTCGAGGTGTTCTCGCGCAGCTTCTTCGCCGACCCGCGCGAGTTGTCGGCGGCCGAGATGGTGCTGATGTTCCACATCTACTTCCTCGGCTCCGCCGAGGGCCTCCTCTTCGACGTCCCCCGCGAGCCGTTCCCCACCGCGCTCTGGGAGCCGCTGGCCCGCCATCTGGCCGGCCTGGGCGTGGACATCCGTACCGGGACGGCGGTGGAGGGCGTGGATCCGGCGCCGGACGGCGGGTGCGTCGTCCGCGCGGCCGGGGGCCGCCCGGCGCGGTACGACGGGCTCGTGCTCGCGCTGGACACCGGCGGGCTGAAGGCGGTCGTCGAGGGGTCGCCGCGGCTGGTCACCGGGGAGTGGCGGGCGGGGATCGCCCGGCTGCGCACCGCGCCGCCGTTCCTGGTCAGCCGGCTGTGGCTGGACCGGCCGGTGACGCCGGACCGGCCGGGCTTCCTCGGCACCAGCGGGTACGGGTCGCTGGACAACGTCAGCGTGCTGGAGCGGTGGGAGGGCGAGGCGGCCCGGTGGGCGGCGCGGACCGGTGGCTCGGTCGTCGAACTGCACGCGTACGCGCTGCCCGGCGAGGGCGCCGGCCGGGAGGCCGAACAGCGGCGGCTGGTCGAGCAGTTGCACCGGGTGTACCCCGAGACACGGGACGCCCGGATCGTCGACGCGCGCCACGAATGGCGGGCGGACTGCCCGCTGTTCGCCGTCGGCACCCACGCCGGCCGGCCCACCGTGCGCACGCCCGACCCGGCCGTGGTGGTCGCCGGGGACCTGGTGCGCACGGCGCTGCCGGTCGCCCTGATGGAACGCGCCGCGACCACGGGCTTCCTCGCCGCGAGCGCGCTGCTGGCGCGATGGGGCGTACGCGGACACACACTCTGGACGGTGCCGCGCCGGGGCCGTACGCCCGTACTGCGCGCACTGGCCCGGCTCGCCGGACCGGAACGGATACTCCCCACCGACGCGGGCATGCGACTCCCTACAGGACTTCACAAGGAGGGGCAGAGATGGAGATCGCGGGCATCGTCAGCGCCATCGTGA
- a CDS encoding GlsB/YeaQ/YmgE family stress response membrane protein translates to MEIAGIVSAIVIGIVIGVLGRLVVPGRQHIGILLTILVGIVAALIGSALAAALGVADTNGVDWIEWLIQIALAALGIAALDRGMARR, encoded by the coding sequence ATGGAGATCGCGGGCATCGTCAGCGCCATCGTGATCGGAATCGTCATCGGCGTACTGGGCCGCCTCGTCGTCCCGGGCCGCCAGCACATCGGCATCCTGCTGACCATCCTGGTCGGCATCGTCGCCGCACTCATCGGCTCCGCCCTCGCCGCGGCCCTCGGCGTCGCCGACACGAACGGCGTCGACTGGATCGAATGGCTGATCCAGATCGCCCTGGCGGCACTGGGAATCGCGGCCCTGGACCGCGGCATGGCGCGCCGCTGA
- a CDS encoding acyltransferase family protein — protein sequence MGDAVPDTPQAPHSSPPVPTHPTPQPPPPHPAEAGEPKAPTKPTPRNPFFDNAKYLTIVLVACGHAWEPLTYGSRTAHAAYLTVYAFHMPAFALISGYFSRSFDMAPGRLKRLITGVVVPYLIFETAYTLFYRWAQDDPGYPLSLLDPWYVMWFLVALFIWRLTTPLWLMLRHPLPLAMALAMLAACSPDLGGDLSIQRVLGFLPYFVLGLTLRPAHFERLRTRRARLLALPVFAAVLAVAYWAAPSFDAGWLYHRGAVTGQGAPAWAGLLTTPALFVLALALTACFLAWVPRRHMWFTTLGAGTMYGYLLHGFLIKSSRFWGWYDHPWLHTPAGELLVTALAVGMITALCSAPVRAAFRHVVEPRMDWAFVPRPAAGGTPRDRQERRPAPDPSRATR from the coding sequence ATGGGAGATGCGGTGCCCGACACCCCCCAGGCCCCCCACTCATCCCCACCCGTACCCACGCACCCCACCCCACAACCCCCACCACCCCACCCCGCGGAAGCCGGCGAACCCAAGGCCCCCACCAAGCCCACCCCCCGCAACCCCTTCTTCGACAACGCGAAATACCTCACCATCGTGCTGGTCGCCTGCGGCCACGCCTGGGAACCCCTCACCTACGGCAGCCGCACCGCACACGCCGCCTACCTCACCGTCTACGCCTTCCACATGCCCGCCTTCGCCCTGATCTCCGGCTACTTCTCGCGGAGCTTCGACATGGCCCCCGGCCGCCTCAAGCGGCTGATCACCGGCGTGGTGGTCCCCTACCTGATCTTCGAGACGGCGTACACGCTCTTCTACCGGTGGGCACAGGACGACCCGGGCTACCCGCTGAGCCTGCTGGACCCCTGGTACGTGATGTGGTTCCTGGTCGCGCTGTTCATCTGGCGGCTCACCACCCCCCTGTGGCTGATGCTGCGTCACCCGCTGCCCCTGGCCATGGCCCTGGCGATGCTCGCCGCCTGCTCCCCCGACCTCGGCGGCGATCTGTCGATACAGCGCGTCCTCGGCTTCCTGCCGTACTTCGTCCTCGGCCTCACCCTGCGCCCGGCGCACTTCGAACGGCTGCGCACCCGCCGGGCCCGGCTGCTGGCGCTGCCCGTGTTCGCGGCCGTCCTGGCGGTGGCGTACTGGGCGGCCCCGTCGTTCGACGCGGGCTGGCTGTACCACCGGGGCGCGGTCACCGGCCAGGGCGCCCCCGCCTGGGCGGGGCTGCTGACCACGCCCGCGCTGTTCGTGCTCGCGCTGGCGCTGACGGCGTGCTTCCTCGCCTGGGTGCCGCGCCGCCACATGTGGTTCACCACGCTGGGCGCGGGCACGATGTACGGCTATCTGCTGCACGGCTTCCTGATCAAGTCCTCGCGCTTCTGGGGCTGGTACGACCACCCCTGGCTGCACACGCCCGCCGGTGAGCTGCTGGTCACCGCGCTCGCGGTCGGCATGATCACCGCGCTGTGCTCGGCGCCGGTACGGGCCGCCTTCCGGCACGTCGTCGAGCCCCGGATGGACTGGGCGTTCGTCCCCCGCCCGGCGGCCGGCGGCACACCGCGGGACCGCCAGGAGCGCCGACCCGCACCGGACCCGTCCCGCGCGACCCGCTGA